Proteins from a single region of Takifugu rubripes chromosome 4, fTakRub1.2, whole genome shotgun sequence:
- the LOC115249586 gene encoding myelin and lymphocyte protein, whose protein sequence is MAATTTQAMGSLPSGLGICTTAPDIFYLPELVFGGLVWILVASNHVVPPNPLGWVMFVSVFCFVMTFLWMIIFMAGCHKNSSGWAAADFAYHGLATFFYLSAAVILAYITLLRKSVGPFKVYQIDIAAVVFAYVATLLYFIHTILSSIRWKHF, encoded by the exons ATGGCTGCAACTACAACTCAGGCTATGGGAAGCCTTCCCAGCGGACTGGGAATATGCACCACAGCCCCGGACATATTTTACCTGCCTGAACTG GTGTTTGGCGGTCTGGTGTGGATCCTGGTGGCGTCGAATCACGTGGTTCCACCAAACCCTCTGGGATGGGTGATGTTTGTCTCCGTCTTCTGCTTCGTCATGACCTTCCTGTGGATGATCATCTTCATGGCCGGATGCCACAAGAACAGCTCTGGCTGGGCCGCCGCT GACTTTGCTTATCACGGACTGGCAACGTTTTTCTACCTGAGCGCAGCGGTGATCTTGGCTTATATCACGCTGCTGAGGAAGAGTGTTGGCCCGTTCAAAGTCTACCAGATTGACATTGCTGCTGTG GTCTTTGCCTACGTTGCTACACTCCTCTACTTCATCCACaccatcctctcatccatccgATGGAAACATTTCTGA